A window of the Kosakonia radicincitans DSM 16656 genome harbors these coding sequences:
- a CDS encoding tagaturonate reductase — translation MNTLNRRNFPGAEYPERIIQFGEGNFLRAFVDWQIDLLNEHTDLDAGVVVVRPIQSDFPPSLSTQDGLYTTIIRGLNEQGEAVSDARLIRSVNREISVYGQYDEFLKLAHNPNIRFVFSNTTEAGISYHAGDKFDDAPAVSYPAKLTRLLFERFSHFSGAADKGWVIIPCELIDYNGDALRELVLRYAQEWALGAEFIQWLDAANDFCSTLVDRIVTGYPRDEVAKLEAELGYRDSFLDTAEHFYLFVIQGPKSLASELRLDKLPLNVLIVDDIKPYKERKVAILNGAHTALVPVAFQAGLDTVGEAMNDSEICAFVEKAIYEEIIPVLDLPRDELESFASAVTGRFRNPYIKHQLLSIALNGMTKFRTRILPQLLAGQKATGKLPARLTFALAALIAFYRGERNGQPYPVQDDAHWIERYQQLWSQHGDRQISTSELVKAVLSVSEHWEQDLSKITGLVEQVSLDLDAILLRGMREAVKPLC, via the coding sequence GTGAACACGTTAAACCGTCGCAACTTTCCCGGCGCTGAATACCCTGAACGCATTATTCAGTTCGGCGAAGGGAATTTCTTGCGCGCTTTTGTTGACTGGCAAATCGATCTGCTGAACGAGCACACCGACCTTGACGCCGGTGTGGTGGTCGTCCGCCCGATCCAGAGTGATTTCCCGCCGTCTCTGAGTACGCAGGATGGCCTCTATACCACGATTATTCGCGGCCTGAACGAGCAGGGCGAAGCGGTGAGCGATGCGCGTCTTATCCGCTCTGTTAACCGCGAAATCAGTGTCTATGGTCAGTACGATGAGTTCCTGAAACTGGCACACAACCCGAATATCCGTTTTGTGTTTTCCAACACCACGGAAGCCGGTATCAGCTACCACGCGGGCGATAAATTCGATGATGCGCCAGCCGTCAGCTATCCGGCAAAACTGACCCGTCTGCTGTTCGAACGTTTCAGTCATTTCTCTGGCGCGGCCGATAAAGGCTGGGTGATCATTCCGTGTGAACTGATTGATTACAACGGTGATGCGCTGCGTGAACTGGTGCTGCGTTATGCGCAGGAGTGGGCGCTGGGCGCAGAGTTTATCCAGTGGCTGGATGCGGCGAACGATTTCTGCTCCACGCTGGTTGACCGCATCGTAACCGGTTATCCGCGTGACGAAGTGGCGAAACTGGAAGCTGAACTGGGCTACCGCGACAGCTTCCTCGACACCGCAGAGCACTTCTATCTGTTCGTGATCCAGGGGCCTAAATCACTGGCCTCCGAACTGCGTCTCGACAAACTGCCGCTTAACGTCCTGATTGTTGACGACATTAAGCCGTACAAAGAGCGTAAAGTGGCGATCCTCAACGGCGCGCATACCGCGCTGGTACCGGTGGCATTCCAGGCTGGTCTGGATACCGTTGGCGAAGCGATGAACGACAGCGAAATCTGCGCGTTTGTTGAAAAAGCGATTTATGAAGAGATCATTCCGGTGCTTGATCTGCCGCGTGATGAGCTGGAATCATTCGCCAGCGCCGTGACCGGGCGTTTCCGCAACCCGTACATCAAGCATCAGTTGCTGTCGATCGCGCTGAACGGTATGACCAAATTCCGTACCCGTATTCTGCCGCAGTTGCTGGCAGGGCAGAAAGCGACCGGCAAACTGCCTGCGCGTCTGACTTTTGCCCTTGCCGCGCTGATTGCCTTCTACCGCGGTGAGCGTAACGGCCAGCCGTATCCGGTTCAGGATGATGCGCACTGGATCGAACGCTACCAGCAGTTGTGGAGCCAGCACGGCGATCGCCAGATCAGCACCAGCGAACTGGTGAAAGCCGTATTGTCCGTCAGCGAACACTGGGAACAGGATCTGAGCAAAATCACTGGTCTGGTGGAACAGGTGTCGTTAGATCTGGATGCGATACTGCTGCGTGGCATGCGTGAAGCGGTAAAACCGCTGTGCTAA
- a CDS encoding bestrophin family protein, translating into MIVRPQQHWLPRLFVWHGSVLPKISSRLFMNFLLSIVVVLMLPWYTSLGIKLTVAPFSILGVAIAIFLGFRNNACYARYSEARLLWGQLMIASRSLLREVKTTLPNEADITHFIRLQVAFAHSLRMTLRRKPQAETLAKYLTAQELQMVLETHSPANRILLIMAEWLGERRAQGALSDILFQSITQRLHDMSVVLSGCERIFTTPLPFAYSLILHRTVYLFCIMLPFALVVDLHYMTPFVSVLISYTFISLDTLAEELEEPFGVEDNDLPLDAICNAIEIDLLQMQGEKTLPHKMTADKNYQLT; encoded by the coding sequence ATGATCGTTCGCCCACAACAACACTGGCTTCCCCGTCTTTTCGTCTGGCACGGTTCGGTTCTGCCGAAAATCAGTTCACGCCTGTTCATGAACTTCCTGCTCTCCATCGTCGTGGTGTTGATGCTTCCCTGGTATACCTCGCTGGGCATCAAACTGACCGTTGCGCCATTCAGCATTCTCGGCGTGGCTATCGCCATCTTCCTCGGCTTTCGTAATAACGCCTGTTATGCGCGTTACAGCGAAGCGCGTTTACTGTGGGGACAATTGATGATTGCCTCGCGATCATTGCTGCGGGAAGTGAAAACCACGCTACCGAATGAAGCCGATATCACGCACTTTATTCGTCTCCAGGTGGCCTTTGCCCACAGCCTGCGCATGACGCTTCGGCGTAAACCGCAGGCGGAAACGCTGGCGAAATATTTAACGGCTCAAGAGTTGCAAATGGTGCTGGAGACGCATTCGCCCGCGAACCGCATCCTGCTGATCATGGCGGAGTGGCTGGGTGAGCGTCGTGCGCAGGGGGCGCTTTCCGACATCTTATTCCAGAGCATTACACAGCGGCTGCATGATATGTCCGTGGTGCTTTCCGGCTGCGAGCGCATTTTTACCACGCCGCTGCCTTTTGCTTATTCACTGATTCTGCATCGCACGGTCTATCTGTTCTGCATTATGTTGCCGTTTGCGCTGGTGGTGGATTTGCACTACATGACGCCGTTTGTTTCCGTGCTGATCTCTTACACGTTTATCTCGCTGGATACGCTGGCGGAAGAGCTGGAAGAGCCGTTTGGCGTCGAGGATAACGATCTGCCGCTGGATGCGATTTGCAATGCTATCGAGATCGATCTGCTGCAGATGCAGGGCGAAAAAACGTTACCGCACAAAATGACCGCAGACAAAAACTATCAGCTAACCTAA
- a CDS encoding PLP-dependent aminotransferase family protein, producing MKPGYKNIYEQYRHSIVSGLLKPGDKVPSVRVLASELGVARKTVETAWAILVGEGYLISHGARGTRVNPDLILPARKPASKQPVAEEKPPAMMDVLRDQQGFLRLGIPSLDAFPYKKWLLLCGKAVRSMQPLEMTNPPLAGYAPLREAIAHYVNVSRGLSCTADQVFITSGYSNNLRLILNTLATDRDKVLFEDPGYFFGQQALKRAAANLHFVPVDDQGMNVDYLLRYHPDARLLFVTPSHQSPLAVTMSLPRKHQLLKWASQNESWIVEDDYDGEFHYTRKVLPAMKSLDSDDRVIYMGTFSKTVMPALRISYLVLPRAALARFHETAALTESGQPVLTQKILAAFLGEGHFYQHLKKMRTLYSLRRKNVLAALENIYPHLFSVEVSDGGMHIIAFLRTSTQDVALAEIWQRHELQVSALSRWYNQTSKRYGLIIGYTNVRSYAEAEALLQRPAIETRALLGGQ from the coding sequence ATGAAGCCGGGCTATAAGAACATTTATGAGCAGTATCGCCATAGCATTGTCAGCGGGTTATTGAAGCCTGGTGACAAAGTTCCCTCCGTGCGCGTGCTGGCCAGCGAGTTAGGCGTGGCGCGTAAAACCGTCGAAACTGCATGGGCGATTCTGGTCGGCGAAGGTTACCTTATCAGCCACGGCGCGCGCGGTACGCGGGTGAACCCGGATCTGATTCTGCCAGCACGGAAACCGGCTTCGAAACAACCCGTTGCCGAAGAAAAACCACCCGCCATGATGGACGTGTTGCGCGACCAGCAAGGCTTTTTGCGCCTCGGTATTCCGTCTCTGGATGCCTTTCCCTACAAGAAATGGCTACTGCTGTGCGGCAAAGCGGTGCGCTCCATGCAGCCACTGGAGATGACCAATCCCCCGCTGGCGGGCTATGCGCCGCTGCGTGAGGCCATCGCCCATTATGTGAATGTCTCGCGCGGGTTATCCTGCACCGCAGATCAGGTGTTTATTACCAGCGGTTACAGCAATAACCTGCGCTTGATCCTCAATACGCTGGCGACAGACCGCGACAAAGTGCTGTTTGAAGATCCCGGTTACTTTTTTGGTCAGCAGGCGCTGAAACGCGCCGCCGCAAACCTGCACTTTGTGCCGGTCGATGATCAAGGCATGAATGTCGATTATTTACTGCGTTATCACCCTGATGCCCGTCTGTTATTTGTGACACCGTCACATCAAAGCCCGCTTGCGGTCACGATGTCGCTGCCGCGCAAACACCAGTTGTTGAAGTGGGCCAGCCAGAATGAGAGTTGGATCGTCGAAGATGATTATGACGGTGAGTTTCACTACACCCGGAAAGTCCTTCCGGCGATGAAGAGTCTTGATAGTGATGATCGGGTCATCTATATGGGGACATTCAGCAAGACGGTGATGCCCGCCCTGCGCATCAGTTACCTTGTGTTACCCCGCGCCGCGCTCGCCCGTTTCCATGAAACCGCTGCGCTGACCGAAAGTGGCCAGCCGGTACTGACACAAAAAATTCTCGCCGCCTTTCTTGGCGAAGGCCACTTTTATCAGCATCTGAAAAAAATGCGCACGCTCTACTCGCTGCGCAGAAAGAACGTGCTGGCCGCGCTGGAGAACATTTATCCGCACTTGTTCAGCGTGGAAGTCAGCGATGGCGGCATGCATATTATCGCGTTTTTACGCACCAGCACGCAGGATGTGGCGCTGGCGGAGATCTGGCAGCGCCACGAATTGCAGGTCAGCGCGCTGTCGCGCTGGTATAACCAGACCAGCAAGCGCTACGGCCTGATTATTGGCTATACCAATGTGCGTTCGTATGCGGAAGCAGAAGCGTTATTACAGCGCCCGGCTATAGAAACACGGGCGCTGCTTGGCGGGCAGTAG